The genomic segment GCGAGAACAAAAAGACGCGGGATCCGAAGGCTCTAAAGCCAAGGCGATGACGGGAATCACAAAGATCGCTAAAAGCGAGCCGGCGATTCCGCTCACGAAGCCACCTTGATTTTAAATAAAACAGAATACATCGCTTTTAACATGTCGGGATCATAACGGCCGGCCAATTTTTCTTTCATCATGGTGACCGCATCTAGCGGCGCCATCGGCACATTGTAAGAACGTTGCGTCGTCATGGCATCGTAAGTGTCTGTGATGGCCACGATGCGCGCAAACGGATGAATCTCGTCAGAGACGAGCTGTTGCGGGTATCCATTGCCTGACCACGATTCATGATGTTCAAAACAAGCGGCTTTAATTGCGTCACTGATATTGGGGTGACCGTTTAAGATCACTAGGCCGTATTGGGGATGCATCTTCATTTGCTCCCACTCGGCATCGGTCAAGCCTCCTTTTTTGCAAAGGATGTCTAAGCTGACATTGCGTTTGCCGATGTCGTGGAAAAGAGCCCCCACGCCCAGTTCTTCTAAAGTTTTGGGATCATAGCCTAAGGCTTTGCCTAAGCCTAAAGAGTAAATGCTGACATCTAAAGAGTGATTGTAAGTGTAAAAATCGTGACCTGAAAGTGAGATCATAAATCCCATGGCTTCCGGCGCACTTTCCATCAAATCGATAAAATCTTTGATGATCGGACGAGAGTCATCTAAGGCTTTATTTACATCTGGATTTTCAAAAAGATCTTCCATTAATGCGACCGAAGACTCACGCAGGATTTTGGCTTTTTCAAAAGGATTGATCAGGTCGGAATTGATCTCTTCTTTAACCCAATCTTGGTATTTCTGTTTATCAGCTACCAGGACAAAGAAAGAGTCGCCCGTATCGCGCATATGCATGGTTTTAATTTTGCCATCAGAAAGACGATCGCCCGCGCGTAGATAAACGATGTACTTTTGGTCGACATGCAGATAGACATCAAAAGTCGTCTGTTTGTCAGGGCGAATCGTACTTAAACGGATGCGAAAATAATTGGGCGTCATACCTAAAATTCTGACATGGATTCATTGACTTAGGAACAAATTCCGGAATAATCGAGAGCCATGGCCCTTCGTCTAGACACGCAAATTCAGTACCTTAAAGGAGTCGGCCCCAAGCTGGGAGATCTCTTTACCAGGAAGGGGTTAAAGACTATTGGGGATCTCTTTGAGTTCTATCCTAGAGCCTATGAAGATCAGAGGGCGGCCCGCAATATCGCCAGTCTCAAAATGGATGATATTGTGAGTATTAAAGCTCAAGTTGTGACGGTTCACAGTATCAATATGGGTCGCAGCACGCGCAAGATGTATGATGTCGTGGTGAAGGATGCTTCCGGACAAATTCACTGCAAATTCTTCCGTGTGCCTTACAAGGGTTACTTTGAAAGATTTAAACCATACAAAGAAGTGCGTGTTGTTGGCAAAGTCACGGATTATCGCGGTCGCCTGGAGTTTCATCATCCTGATATTCGCGATATAGAGCCAGATGAAGAAACGCAAGACGCGCTTATTCCACTTTACACCGAAATTGAAGGTCTTGCGACCAACAAGATCATGAAAATGGTGCGCCAAGCTTTTTCTCAAATCGAAGAGTGGCCCGAAGAAGCTTTGCCCAAATGGATCATTGAAAAATACAAACTTTTACCACGCAAAGACGCCTTAAAAGAAATGCATTATCCGGATCCACAAAAAGCGGCTCAATATGCC from the Bdellovibrio bacteriovorus genome contains:
- a CDS encoding HD-GYP domain-containing protein translates to MTPNYFRIRLSTIRPDKQTTFDVYLHVDQKYIVYLRAGDRLSDGKIKTMHMRDTGDSFFVLVADKQKYQDWVKEEINSDLINPFEKAKILRESSVALMEDLFENPDVNKALDDSRPIIKDFIDLMESAPEAMGFMISLSGHDFYTYNHSLDVSIYSLGLGKALGYDPKTLEELGVGALFHDIGKRNVSLDILCKKGGLTDAEWEQMKMHPQYGLVILNGHPNISDAIKAACFEHHESWSGNGYPQQLVSDEIHPFARIVAITDTYDAMTTQRSYNVPMAPLDAVTMMKEKLAGRYDPDMLKAMYSVLFKIKVAS